A stretch of Campylobacter gracilis DNA encodes these proteins:
- a CDS encoding pyridoxamine kinase has protein sequence MKKVLTVQDISCVGKVSLTVALPILSAMGMSTSVIPTAVLSMHTGFSGYTFCDLSSQIRAIMAHWKDRGVVFDGIYTGFLGSAAQIEIMGELFASFGGAGKTILVDPCMGDNGVFYPGFNEDFARMMALLCAQADVITPNITEACAITGVPYREDADKDFIMDLLARLRELGARQVILKGIGYIADQCGVFSYDARTGRTNEYFHELLPVKFNGTGDIFAAVAFGAIMRGKSLETAVRIAADFVVSTIKETMSDDERNGYEGVDFEAIIPELVRKI, from the coding sequence ATGAAAAAAGTTCTTACCGTTCAAGATATATCCTGCGTGGGCAAGGTTTCGCTGACCGTTGCATTGCCGATACTTAGCGCGATGGGAATGAGCACCAGCGTAATCCCTACGGCGGTTTTATCGATGCATACGGGCTTTTCGGGCTATACCTTTTGCGATCTAAGCTCGCAGATACGCGCGATCATGGCGCACTGGAAAGACCGCGGAGTGGTGTTTGACGGCATCTATACGGGCTTTTTGGGCTCGGCGGCACAGATCGAGATTATGGGCGAGCTATTTGCGAGCTTCGGCGGCGCGGGCAAGACCATTTTGGTCGATCCTTGTATGGGTGATAACGGCGTGTTTTATCCTGGCTTTAACGAGGATTTTGCCCGCATGATGGCGCTTCTGTGCGCCCAGGCCGACGTCATCACGCCTAATATCACCGAGGCCTGCGCGATCACCGGTGTGCCGTACCGAGAGGACGCAGATAAAGATTTCATCATGGATCTGCTTGCAAGGCTTCGAGAGCTGGGCGCTAGACAGGTTATTTTAAAGGGCATCGGCTACATCGCCGATCAGTGTGGGGTTTTCAGCTACGATGCGCGCACGGGCAGGACGAACGAGTATTTTCACGAGCTGCTGCCGGTCAAATTTAACGGCACCGGCGATATTTTCGCAGCCGTAGCTTTCGGCGCGATAATGCGCGGCAAGTCGCTGGAAACGGCGGTTCGCATCGCCGCGGACTTCGTCGTAAGCACGATCAAAGAGACGATGAGCGACGATGAGCGCAACGGATACGAAGGGGTGGATTTCGAAGCGATAATTCCCGAGCTGGTGAGGAAAATCTAA
- the menA gene encoding 1,4-dihydroxy-2-naphthoate octaprenyltransferase gives MITAKALYASARLRSLPLSVSGVLLGSGAAYGAGVFRADIFALALLTTLLFQVLSDYANDYGDAVKGTDDEGRLGPRRAIQTGQMSAAEMKRVIVATALLSAFSSLALSVLAFGERFYLVLLFLALGGASIYAAIRYTVGARAYGYLGLGDVFVFLFFGLLSVLGSYFLYARSLDAALLLPACACGMLSTAVLNLNNMRDIQNDALKGKRTIPVRIGLRAAKRYHYALIAGGASLMLCYSLLRGEQGVKLLYVISFAPLVWHLFFVLKVRECRDFDGQLKVVALCTFAMSALFFVGEILG, from the coding sequence ATGATAACCGCAAAGGCTCTTTACGCATCAGCTCGCCTTAGATCGCTGCCGCTTAGCGTCTCGGGCGTACTGCTCGGTAGCGGCGCAGCATACGGCGCGGGCGTATTTAGAGCGGATATTTTCGCACTGGCGCTGCTTACGACGCTACTGTTTCAGGTACTAAGCGACTACGCCAACGACTACGGCGACGCGGTAAAGGGCACCGACGACGAGGGCAGACTGGGGCCGCGTCGCGCGATACAAACGGGGCAGATGAGCGCGGCCGAGATGAAGCGCGTCATCGTCGCTACGGCGCTACTTTCTGCATTTTCAAGCCTCGCGCTAAGCGTTTTGGCATTCGGCGAGCGGTTTTATCTCGTACTGCTGTTTTTGGCGCTGGGCGGTGCGTCGATATATGCGGCGATCCGCTACACCGTGGGCGCTAGAGCATACGGATACCTGGGGCTTGGCGACGTTTTCGTGTTTTTGTTTTTTGGACTACTAAGCGTGCTGGGCTCGTACTTTTTATACGCGCGTTCGCTCGATGCGGCGCTGCTGCTGCCTGCGTGTGCGTGCGGGATGCTAAGCACCGCCGTGCTAAATCTAAACAACATGCGCGACATCCAAAACGACGCGCTCAAAGGCAAGCGCACGATCCCCGTTCGTATCGGACTGCGCGCCGCTAAGCGCTACCACTACGCGCTGATCGCGGGTGGAGCTAGCCTGATGCTTTGCTACTCGCTTTTGCGCGGCGAGCAGGGCGTAAAACTACTCTACGTAATTAGCTTTGCGCCGCTTGTGTGGCACCTATTTTTCGTCTTAAAAGTGCGGGAGTGTCGCGACTTCGACGGGCAGCTAAAGGTCGTCGCGCTATGCACGTTTGCGATGTCGGCGCTGTTTTTCGTCGGGGAAATTTTGGGCTAA
- a CDS encoding non-canonical purine NTP pyrophosphatase — protein sequence MKILLATSNKNKVKEIKEFFTGYDVCALSEVLQPFEIDECGTSFKQNALIKVRAVYEVLKSKNLQSEFFVLSDDSGICVDALGGAPGIFSARFSGADATDASNREKLVASLRALGLKESPAHYTAAIALKCDLGEFCTHGFMHGTAITQQRGQNGFGYDFMFIPRGFDRTIGELPAAVKFKISHRTKGLTLMRILLKNLEKQMRLAKFH from the coding sequence ATGAAAATTTTACTTGCGACGAGCAATAAAAATAAGGTAAAAGAGATAAAAGAATTTTTCACGGGATACGACGTGTGCGCGCTCAGCGAGGTACTTCAGCCTTTTGAGATCGACGAATGCGGCACGAGCTTCAAACAAAACGCGCTTATTAAAGTTCGCGCAGTGTATGAGGTGCTAAAAAGTAAAAATTTACAGAGCGAATTTTTTGTGCTAAGCGATGATAGTGGTATCTGCGTGGACGCGCTGGGCGGGGCTCCTGGGATATTTTCGGCGCGCTTTAGCGGAGCGGACGCGACGGATGCGAGCAACCGCGAGAAATTAGTCGCTAGCCTGCGCGCCCTGGGGCTAAAGGAGAGCCCCGCGCATTACACGGCAGCGATCGCGCTAAAATGCGATCTGGGCGAATTTTGTACGCATGGCTTTATGCACGGCACGGCGATAACGCAGCAACGCGGACAAAACGGATTCGGATACGATTTTATGTTTATTCCGCGCGGATTTGACCGCACGATCGGGGAGCTGCCCGCTGCGGTGAAATTTAAAATTTCGCACCGCACGAAGGGGCTAACGCTGATGCGAATTTTATTGAAAAATTTAGAAAAACAGATGAGACTTGCTAAATTTCATTAA
- the hcp gene encoding hydroxylamine reductase yields the protein MSDNLEMFCHQCQMSAPEGCGAKGQDRGTCGKNSTLSLLQDTMVFGLKGLSAYRHHARELGADTSAVDTVMGDTLYFTLTNSNFNFDEHIAQLMAVGSAGVQMMDILSEAHTAKFGVPTPVKVSQNKVEGKAILVSGHNLHALEALLKATEGKGINIYTHSEMLPAHGYPQLRKYPHLKGNVGKAWFDQTKLFNEFKGAILMTTNCIVPLRSSCSYAERLFGYSIAGTDGIKHIQNDDFTPLIECALACGDVSMDSDESLVTGGHYKTILSLAPQILDAIKSGKIRRFFVIAGCDAPGKGREYYRELALSLPKDCVILTSSCGKFRFNDVDFGNVPGTELPRYIDLGQCNDSNGAVKIALALSEATGIAVNDLPVSIVLMWMEQKAVIILLALFSLGVKNINVGPTVPEFFNDEILGFLVQNFGLRLISGDAQADLKYFLGE from the coding sequence ATGAGCGACAATCTAGAGATGTTCTGTCATCAGTGCCAAATGAGCGCGCCCGAGGGCTGCGGCGCCAAAGGCCAAGACCGCGGTACCTGTGGCAAAAATTCCACATTAAGCCTGCTTCAAGACACTATGGTTTTCGGACTTAAGGGCCTTAGCGCCTACCGCCACCACGCCCGTGAGCTCGGCGCCGATACTAGCGCGGTCGATACCGTTATGGGTGATACGCTGTATTTTACGCTGACGAACTCAAATTTTAACTTCGACGAGCATATCGCGCAGCTGATGGCCGTCGGAAGCGCGGGCGTGCAGATGATGGATATCTTAAGCGAGGCGCATACCGCAAAATTCGGCGTACCGACCCCGGTTAAGGTTAGCCAAAACAAGGTCGAGGGCAAGGCGATTTTGGTCAGCGGACACAATCTGCACGCTCTTGAGGCGCTGCTAAAAGCGACCGAGGGCAAGGGCATCAATATCTACACCCACTCCGAGATGCTTCCTGCGCACGGCTATCCGCAGCTTCGCAAGTATCCGCACCTAAAGGGCAACGTCGGCAAGGCGTGGTTCGATCAGACCAAGCTTTTTAACGAATTTAAAGGCGCGATTTTGATGACCACCAACTGCATCGTGCCGCTTCGCTCGTCCTGTAGCTACGCAGAGAGGCTGTTTGGCTACTCTATCGCTGGCACCGACGGCATCAAACATATCCAAAACGACGATTTTACGCCGCTCATCGAGTGCGCGCTTGCGTGCGGCGACGTGAGCATGGACAGCGACGAGAGCTTGGTGACGGGCGGACACTATAAGACGATTTTGAGCCTCGCGCCGCAAATTCTAGACGCGATCAAATCGGGCAAAATCCGCCGCTTTTTCGTCATCGCCGGCTGCGACGCGCCGGGCAAGGGACGCGAGTATTACCGCGAGCTAGCGCTTAGCCTGCCGAAGGACTGCGTGATTTTGACCTCCAGCTGCGGCAAATTCCGCTTCAACGACGTGGATTTCGGAAACGTGCCAGGCACCGAGCTTCCGCGCTATATCGATCTAGGTCAGTGCAACGACAGCAACGGCGCGGTCAAGATCGCTCTAGCGCTTAGCGAGGCTACGGGTATCGCGGTAAACGATCTGCCGGTCTCGATCGTGCTGATGTGGATGGAGCAAAAGGCGGTCATCATCCTGCTTGCGCTGTTTAGCCTAGGCGTTAAGAATATCAACGTAGGCCCTACGGTGCCTGAGTTTTTCAACGACGAAATTTTAGGCTTTTTGGTGCAAAATTTCGGTCTTCGCCTAATCAGCGGCGACGCGCAGGCGGATCTGAAATACTTCCTGGGCGAATAA